From one Halosimplex rubrum genomic stretch:
- a CDS encoding VOC family protein, with product MTDDSDRARMVGINHVALSVGDAEKAREFYGSVFDFEVRGRTDSAVFLDMGDQFLALTEDADARRTTDDHRHFGLVVDDADLVERRLEAEGVERIATAGLDFRDPWGNRIQVVQYDAVQFTKAEAVLDGMDLDLDKTESARAELAEKGMAPE from the coding sequence ATGACGGACGATAGCGACCGCGCCCGGATGGTGGGGATCAACCACGTCGCCCTGTCGGTCGGTGACGCCGAGAAAGCCCGCGAGTTCTACGGTTCGGTGTTCGACTTCGAGGTCCGCGGCCGGACCGACTCGGCGGTGTTCCTCGACATGGGCGACCAGTTCCTCGCGCTCACCGAAGACGCGGACGCCCGGCGGACGACCGACGACCACCGGCACTTCGGGCTCGTCGTCGACGACGCCGACCTCGTCGAACGGCGCCTCGAAGCCGAGGGGGTCGAACGGATCGCCACGGCCGGCCTCGACTTCCGCGACCCGTGGGGTAACCGGATCCAGGTCGTGCAGTACGACGCGGTACAGTTCACGAAGGCCGAGGCCGTCCTCGACGGGATGGATCTGGACCTGGACAAGACCGAGTCGGCCCGCGCGGAACTCGCCGAGAAGGGGATGGCCCCCGAGTGA
- a CDS encoding DUF7537 family lipoprotein, whose translation MRRALVALLVVLAGCSAFAPGTDRPTVTPAPVPTDSPLPPGVEPSGVTDASALAAAHGAALGNSSYTLVTNRTVRTANGSLRSALTVRLALSSGPTRDYHARVSVDGPAAPLVIGEPPTRAEYWANDEVYLRRQTVDDRTVFSRYDDTDAYVGTWSFWLGTVALDLGPETDLRSTLGGFETRVADRSPAGERVHLVGTAARSDEFVDDPAEVESVENATLHAFVAGSGFVRSYHVVYDATLDDGERVRVRRSVRFERVGTTTVDRPPWHDEAMSEG comes from the coding sequence ATGCGCCGGGCGCTCGTCGCGCTGCTCGTCGTTCTCGCCGGCTGTAGCGCGTTCGCGCCCGGAACGGACCGGCCGACGGTGACGCCGGCGCCGGTGCCGACCGACTCGCCGCTCCCGCCGGGCGTCGAGCCGAGCGGCGTCACCGACGCGTCGGCGCTCGCCGCCGCTCACGGGGCCGCGCTCGGGAACAGCAGCTACACGCTCGTCACGAACCGGACGGTCCGGACCGCGAACGGGTCGCTCAGGTCGGCGCTGACCGTCCGGCTCGCGCTGTCGAGCGGTCCCACCCGGGACTACCACGCGAGGGTGTCGGTCGACGGCCCGGCCGCGCCGCTCGTGATCGGCGAGCCGCCGACGCGGGCGGAGTACTGGGCGAACGACGAGGTGTATCTCCGCCGCCAGACCGTCGACGACCGGACGGTCTTCAGCCGCTACGACGACACCGACGCCTACGTCGGCACCTGGAGCTTCTGGCTCGGGACGGTCGCGCTCGACCTCGGCCCGGAGACCGACCTGCGGTCGACCCTCGGAGGGTTCGAGACGCGAGTCGCCGACCGCTCGCCCGCGGGCGAGCGCGTCCACCTCGTCGGGACGGCCGCCCGGTCCGACGAGTTCGTCGACGACCCGGCCGAGGTCGAAAGCGTCGAGAACGCGACGCTGCACGCGTTCGTCGCCGGGTCGGGGTTCGTCCGGTCGTACCACGTCGTCTACGACGCGACCCTCGACGACGGGGAACGCGTCCGCGTCAGGCGGAGCGTCCGGTTCGAACGCGTCGGGACGACGACCGTCGACCGGCCGCCGTGGCACGACGAGGCGATGAGCGAGGGGTGA
- the pstA gene encoding phosphate ABC transporter permease PstA: MSLGTPSDTADALVAGDSSARELVGGGLSALSFAAFVAGLLALFQYVPVDATLGGVTVATAIGGSLTLVGVGVVALGAASYGGVFETEPGHTGGVASAAFLGLLWFGVGGLVGAQTLGLSTVWPVVALAAGGLGAGVALFAREDIGVTLSAGLFVLLAGLVVVTGLVGPGWSWDPTGFSIVVTGAVGVPVVALFAGLVGAWTAARVYGGFGPQGRQTGAYVLVTTNAAAMIALLGSIVGFIAVRGFGPMTEGVEYGLFWGPWTWFNPPLLDSWVVVEGPIVWFYWPFVMEGYSSLGGGIDGVLPAIVGTVWLVVGAVALAVPLGVGAAVFLTEYAEQGRFTALVEVSTNSLWSTPSIVYGLFGLAFFVPRLGNTNSILAGQLVLGFMLLPLVVITSRESLKSVPDEYRDASAALGVSKWETIKSVVLPASLPGVITGVILGIGRIAGETAPILLVTTSSPFPSEVAGVIEGGFRFTSAFPFVAVPDLNLVQASSALPYQLFAVIGAGLGENLDFAWGTALVLLLVVMSFYAVGIGSRIYFRRKLDQ, encoded by the coding sequence ATGAGCCTCGGGACTCCGAGCGATACCGCCGACGCGCTGGTCGCGGGGGACTCCTCGGCCCGCGAACTGGTCGGGGGCGGCCTGTCCGCGCTGTCGTTCGCCGCCTTCGTCGCGGGCCTGCTCGCGCTCTTCCAGTACGTTCCCGTCGACGCGACCCTCGGCGGCGTCACCGTCGCCACCGCGATCGGCGGGTCGCTGACCCTCGTGGGTGTCGGCGTCGTCGCCCTCGGCGCGGCCTCCTACGGCGGGGTCTTCGAGACCGAGCCCGGCCACACGGGCGGGGTCGCCTCCGCCGCGTTCCTCGGCCTCCTGTGGTTCGGCGTCGGCGGCCTCGTCGGCGCCCAGACGCTCGGGCTCTCGACGGTCTGGCCGGTCGTCGCGCTGGCCGCCGGCGGCCTCGGCGCCGGCGTCGCCCTGTTCGCCCGGGAGGACATCGGCGTCACGCTCTCGGCCGGGCTGTTCGTGCTCCTCGCCGGCCTCGTCGTCGTGACGGGCCTCGTCGGTCCCGGCTGGTCCTGGGACCCGACGGGCTTCTCGATCGTCGTGACCGGCGCGGTCGGCGTCCCGGTCGTCGCCCTGTTCGCCGGCCTCGTCGGCGCGTGGACGGCCGCTCGCGTCTACGGCGGCTTCGGCCCGCAGGGGCGACAGACCGGCGCGTACGTCCTCGTGACCACGAACGCCGCGGCGATGATCGCCCTGCTCGGCTCCATCGTCGGGTTCATCGCCGTTCGCGGGTTCGGCCCGATGACCGAGGGGGTCGAGTACGGCCTCTTCTGGGGACCCTGGACGTGGTTCAATCCGCCCCTGCTGGACTCGTGGGTGGTCGTCGAGGGACCGATCGTCTGGTTCTACTGGCCGTTCGTCATGGAGGGGTACAGCTCGCTCGGCGGCGGCATCGACGGGGTGCTCCCGGCCATCGTCGGGACCGTCTGGCTGGTCGTCGGCGCGGTCGCACTCGCGGTGCCGCTGGGCGTCGGCGCGGCCGTCTTCCTCACCGAGTACGCCGAACAGGGCCGGTTCACGGCGCTGGTCGAAGTCTCGACGAACAGTCTCTGGTCCACGCCGAGCATCGTCTACGGCCTGTTCGGCCTGGCGTTTTTCGTCCCGCGACTCGGCAACACCAACTCGATCCTCGCCGGGCAGCTCGTCCTCGGGTTCATGCTGCTGCCGCTGGTCGTCATCACCAGCCGGGAGTCGCTCAAGAGCGTCCCCGACGAGTACCGCGACGCCAGCGCCGCGCTGGGCGTCTCCAAGTGGGAGACCATCAAGAGCGTCGTCCTCCCGGCGTCGCTGCCGGGCGTCATCACCGGCGTCATCCTCGGCATCGGCCGCATCGCCGGCGAGACCGCGCCCATCCTGCTCGTCACGACCAGCTCCCCGTTCCCCTCGGAGGTCGCCGGCGTCATCGAGGGCGGCTTCCGGTTCACCTCGGCGTTCCCGTTCGTCGCGGTGCCCGACCTGAACCTCGTGCAGGCGTCGAGCGCGCTGCCCTACCAGCTGTTCGCGGTCATCGGCGCCGGGCTCGGGGAGAACCTCGACTTCGCGTGGGGCACGGCGCTGGTGCTGTTGCTCGTCGTCATGAGCTTCTACGCGGTCGGTATCGGCTCGCGGATCTACTTCAGGAGGAAACTCGACCAATGA
- a CDS encoding universal stress protein, whose product MYDAILLPTDGSDAAETALDTAVAAAAAHDATLHVLYVADTNQPSLSNVQGQVTDVLEGEGRDIVEEAGARARNAGVETVEEVVQGGPSRTICDYVDDRGIDLVVMGTRGSRDIERIILGSVTERVVRNGSAPVLVVPPESDREYPPESDREYPPESVLVGSDGSDGSGAAVDEGLGIAEATGATLHLVSVLESNVLGIDLGSSQIEEAREQRDEELFAPVRERAADRGVAVETAVEEGDVVETLNEYVDEHGVDLLVVGTHGRTGLDKRILGSVTENLMRSVSVPVLSVRASEA is encoded by the coding sequence ATGTACGACGCGATCCTCTTGCCGACGGACGGCAGCGACGCGGCGGAGACGGCCCTCGACACGGCCGTCGCCGCGGCCGCGGCTCACGACGCGACGCTGCACGTGCTGTACGTCGCCGACACGAACCAGCCGAGCCTGTCGAACGTCCAGGGGCAGGTCACGGACGTGCTGGAGGGCGAGGGCCGCGACATCGTCGAGGAAGCGGGCGCCCGCGCCCGCAACGCGGGCGTCGAGACGGTCGAGGAAGTGGTTCAGGGCGGCCCGTCGCGGACCATCTGCGACTACGTCGACGACCGGGGGATCGACCTGGTGGTGATGGGCACCCGGGGGAGCCGCGACATCGAGCGGATCATCCTCGGGAGCGTCACCGAGCGAGTCGTCCGCAACGGCAGCGCCCCGGTGTTGGTCGTCCCGCCCGAGAGCGACCGCGAGTACCCGCCCGAGAGCGACCGCGAGTACCCGCCCGAGTCGGTGCTCGTCGGCAGCGACGGCAGCGACGGCTCCGGAGCGGCCGTCGACGAGGGGCTGGGGATCGCCGAAGCGACCGGCGCGACCCTCCACCTGGTCTCGGTCCTCGAATCGAACGTGCTGGGCATCGACCTGGGCTCGTCGCAGATCGAGGAAGCTCGCGAGCAGCGCGACGAGGAACTGTTCGCCCCGGTCAGAGAGCGGGCCGCCGACCGCGGCGTCGCCGTCGAGACCGCGGTCGAGGAGGGCGATGTGGTCGAGACGCTGAACGAGTACGTCGACGAACACGGGGTCGACCTGCTCGTGGTCGGCACGCACGGCCGGACGGGCCTCGACAAGCGCATCCTCGGGAGCGTCACCGAGAACCTGATGCGCTCCGTCTCGGTGCCGGTGCTGTCCGTGCGTGCGTCCGAGGCGTGA
- the purL gene encoding phosphoribosylformylglycinamidine synthase subunit PurL, which yields MSLSDSDHDLVVEELGREPTRAEAALFENLWSEHCAYRSSWPLLSAFDSEGDQVVVGPGDDAGVVSIPSDGEETYITMGIESHNHPSYVDPFDGAATGVGGIVRDTLSMGAYPIALADSLYFGDFDREHSRYLFEGVVEGISHYGNCIGVPTVTGSTAFHDDYEGNPLVNVACVGLIDDPDRLVTAEAQHPGNKLVLVGNSTGRDGLGGASFASEDLAEDAETEDRPAVQVGDPYTEKLLIEANEALIDEDLIESARDLGAAGLGGASSEMVAKGGLGANIELTNVHEREPNMNAMEYLLAESQERMCYEVRPENVDRVREIADRYDLGASVIGEVTEGNYVCTFEGETVVDAPAEFLGDGAPYNDLPAEEPTEQPRDLPEGVDLDEAFEAVVGSPNTASKEWVYRQYDHEVQVRTATPPGDDAAVMAVREAGTGLAFSSGADPNWTTAAPYEGARAVALENATNVAAKGATPHAAVDCLNGGNPEKPDVYGGFKGIVDGLAEMCRTLDVPVLGGNVSLYNDSVAGPIPPTPTLALVGVKDGYDAPPAALAGEGDLLLVGARSLEGDAEARLGGSEYLAQFGGTDRFPASLDEPDAFVDTLVDVANDDATLATHDASHGGLAVTLAEMISEEAGASVDLDAPTKGSPAALLFGEQAGRVVIETTDASAVREAFDGVAPVYDLGSADDSGTLDVALADGDLSYDAAEIAGLRDVIDRELD from the coding sequence ATGAGTCTCTCCGACAGCGACCACGACCTGGTGGTCGAGGAACTGGGGCGGGAGCCGACCCGCGCCGAGGCCGCGCTCTTCGAGAACCTCTGGAGCGAGCACTGCGCGTATCGCTCCTCGTGGCCGCTCCTCTCCGCCTTCGACAGCGAGGGCGACCAGGTCGTCGTCGGCCCCGGCGACGACGCCGGTGTCGTCTCCATCCCCTCGGACGGCGAGGAGACCTACATCACGATGGGTATCGAGAGCCACAACCACCCCTCCTACGTCGACCCGTTCGACGGCGCGGCGACGGGTGTCGGCGGCATCGTCCGCGACACGCTCTCGATGGGCGCCTACCCCATCGCGCTCGCGGACTCCCTCTATTTCGGCGACTTCGACCGCGAGCACTCCCGCTATCTCTTCGAGGGCGTCGTCGAGGGCATCTCCCACTACGGCAACTGCATCGGCGTCCCGACGGTGACGGGCTCGACCGCGTTCCACGACGACTACGAGGGCAACCCCCTCGTCAACGTCGCCTGCGTCGGGCTCATCGACGACCCCGACCGGCTCGTCACCGCCGAGGCCCAGCACCCGGGGAACAAGCTCGTCCTCGTCGGCAACTCGACCGGTCGTGACGGCCTGGGCGGGGCGTCGTTCGCGAGCGAGGACCTCGCCGAGGACGCCGAGACCGAGGACCGCCCCGCGGTCCAGGTCGGCGACCCCTACACGGAGAAGCTCCTGATCGAGGCCAACGAGGCGCTGATCGACGAGGACCTGATCGAGTCGGCCCGCGATCTGGGCGCGGCGGGGCTGGGCGGCGCGTCCTCCGAGATGGTCGCCAAGGGCGGCCTCGGTGCGAACATCGAGCTGACGAACGTCCACGAGCGCGAGCCCAACATGAACGCGATGGAGTACCTGCTCGCCGAGAGCCAGGAGCGGATGTGCTACGAGGTCCGCCCGGAGAACGTCGACCGGGTGCGGGAGATCGCCGACCGCTACGACCTCGGGGCGTCCGTCATCGGCGAGGTCACCGAGGGCAACTACGTCTGCACCTTCGAGGGTGAGACGGTCGTCGACGCGCCCGCCGAGTTCCTCGGCGACGGCGCGCCGTACAACGACCTGCCCGCCGAGGAACCGACGGAACAGCCCCGGGACCTCCCCGAGGGCGTCGACCTCGACGAGGCGTTCGAGGCCGTCGTCGGGAGCCCGAACACCGCCTCGAAGGAGTGGGTGTATCGGCAGTACGACCACGAGGTGCAGGTCCGCACGGCGACGCCGCCGGGCGACGACGCCGCGGTGATGGCGGTCCGCGAGGCCGGGACGGGGCTGGCGTTCTCCTCGGGCGCCGACCCCAACTGGACGACGGCCGCGCCCTACGAGGGCGCCCGCGCGGTCGCGCTGGAGAACGCGACCAACGTCGCCGCGAAGGGCGCGACCCCCCACGCCGCAGTCGACTGTCTCAACGGCGGCAACCCCGAGAAACCGGACGTGTACGGCGGGTTCAAGGGGATCGTCGACGGACTCGCCGAGATGTGCCGGACGCTCGACGTGCCCGTCCTCGGCGGGAACGTCTCGCTGTACAACGATTCGGTCGCCGGCCCGATCCCGCCGACGCCGACGCTCGCGCTCGTCGGCGTCAAGGACGGCTACGACGCGCCGCCGGCGGCGCTGGCCGGCGAGGGCGACCTCCTGCTGGTCGGCGCGCGCTCGCTGGAGGGCGACGCCGAGGCCCGCCTGGGCGGGTCGGAGTACCTCGCGCAGTTCGGCGGCACCGACCGCTTCCCGGCGTCGCTCGACGAGCCCGACGCGTTCGTCGACACGCTCGTCGACGTGGCGAACGACGACGCGACGCTCGCGACTCACGACGCGAGTCACGGCGGTCTCGCGGTGACGCTCGCCGAGATGATCTCGGAGGAAGCCGGTGCCAGCGTCGACCTCGACGCCCCGACGAAGGGGTCGCCCGCGGCGCTGCTGTTCGGCGAACAGGCCGGACGCGTCGTGATCGAGACGACCGACGCGAGCGCGGTCCGCGAGGCATTCGACGGCGTCGCACCCGTCTACGACCTCGGGAGCGCCGACGACTCCGGAACGCTCGACGTGGCGCTGGCCGACGGCGACCTGTCCTACGACGCCGCCGAGATCGCGGGCCTGCGCGACGTGATCGACCGGGAACTGGACTGA
- a CDS encoding DUF4129 domain-containing protein, giving the protein MDDYFDRKSVRVVVVGVVAMAAIAVGAATVASVVDTGAAPVDPGGDNGIGEPDTQPDPSEPSDPTQGPPEEGTPVGTPGPPGEQRDLSRCVQPLTTWWGGLAYFGVFAAAVGLIKRRYTFGASLLGVYALAPPVLLSYFLSTDCPTVGGRGVGPGNITGDTFPGGGNDPLVTNLPAEAVLGVFGVVLVGTAAALYRASGGDTISEIEERDAEADDADQFTPRDLAAAAGRAADRLEEHNADVDNEVYRAWWEMTSMLDVPNPDSATPGEFADAAVAAGMGEDDVAELTRLFEEVRYGQRDAVSREKVALSVFRSIEHAYGGGSTVADDADDASDGGAS; this is encoded by the coding sequence ATGGACGACTACTTCGACAGGAAGTCGGTGCGGGTGGTTGTGGTCGGTGTGGTGGCGATGGCGGCGATCGCCGTCGGGGCGGCGACCGTGGCGTCGGTGGTCGACACCGGCGCGGCTCCGGTCGATCCTGGCGGCGACAACGGGATCGGGGAGCCCGATACCCAGCCGGACCCGTCCGAGCCGTCGGACCCGACCCAGGGGCCACCCGAGGAGGGGACGCCGGTCGGGACGCCCGGACCGCCGGGTGAACAAAGAGATCTGAGCCGGTGCGTCCAGCCGCTCACGACGTGGTGGGGCGGGCTCGCCTACTTCGGCGTGTTCGCGGCGGCGGTCGGCCTGATCAAGCGCCGCTACACCTTCGGCGCCTCGCTGCTCGGGGTGTACGCGCTCGCGCCGCCCGTGTTGCTGTCGTACTTCCTCTCGACGGACTGCCCGACCGTCGGCGGACGGGGGGTCGGGCCGGGGAACATCACCGGTGACACCTTCCCGGGGGGCGGCAACGACCCGCTCGTCACGAACCTCCCCGCGGAGGCGGTGCTGGGCGTCTTCGGCGTCGTCCTCGTCGGCACCGCGGCGGCGCTGTACCGCGCGTCGGGCGGCGACACCATCTCCGAGATCGAGGAGCGCGACGCCGAGGCCGACGACGCCGACCAGTTCACCCCGCGGGACCTGGCGGCGGCGGCCGGTCGCGCGGCCGATCGGCTCGAAGAGCACAACGCCGACGTGGACAACGAGGTCTACCGCGCGTGGTGGGAGATGACGAGCATGCTCGACGTGCCCAACCCCGACAGCGCGACCCCCGGCGAGTTCGCCGACGCCGCCGTCGCCGCCGGCATGGGCGAGGACGACGTGGCCGAACTCACCAGGTTGTTCGAGGAGGTCCGCTACGGTCAGCGCGACGCGGTAAGTCGCGAGAAGGTCGCGCTGTCGGTGTTCCGCTCCATCGAGCACGCCTACGGTGGTGGATCTACGGTCGCGGACGACGCCGACGACGCGTCCGACGGCGGTGCGAGCTAG
- a CDS encoding HAD family hydrolase: protein MTTYEAVVFDHDGVLVELTEMDLLRRAARAAFDDHGVADPPEAFVEHATHENLDELARIEDDLDLPLAEYWASREEHAVAHQCDAVESGAKPLYDDVTALADLPHRKAVVSNNQHETVRFVVDHYDLGDHFEHVVGRDPTLDGARRRKPETHYLDAALDELGTREALYVGDSPKDVAVAHRAGVDSAFLRRSHRAGTVLDREPTYEVETLTGLAETLAD from the coding sequence GTGACGACGTACGAAGCGGTCGTCTTCGACCACGACGGCGTCCTCGTCGAGCTCACAGAGATGGACCTCCTGCGCAGGGCCGCCCGCGCGGCGTTCGACGATCACGGCGTCGCCGACCCGCCCGAGGCGTTCGTCGAGCACGCGACCCACGAGAACCTCGACGAGCTGGCGCGGATCGAGGACGACCTCGACCTCCCGCTGGCCGAGTACTGGGCCAGCCGCGAGGAACACGCGGTGGCCCACCAGTGCGACGCCGTCGAGTCGGGCGCCAAGCCGCTGTACGACGACGTGACCGCGCTGGCCGACCTCCCCCATCGGAAGGCCGTCGTCAGCAACAACCAACACGAGACCGTCCGGTTCGTCGTCGACCACTACGACCTGGGCGACCACTTCGAACACGTCGTCGGCCGCGACCCCACGCTCGACGGCGCCCGCCGCCGCAAGCCCGAGACGCACTACCTCGACGCCGCGCTCGACGAGCTGGGCACCCGAGAGGCGCTCTACGTCGGCGACTCGCCGAAGGACGTGGCGGTCGCCCACCGCGCTGGCGTCGACAGCGCCTTCCTCCGCCGGAGCCACCGGGCCGGCACCGTCCTCGACCGCGAGCCCACCTACGAGGTCGAGACGCTGACCGGGCTGGCCGAGACCCTCGCCGACTGA
- a CDS encoding multicopper oxidase domain-containing protein: MTDNIGAPGTDMSRREFAKAAAGTTGFMALSGCQAAPAEESGVTVSEVESQGGATAAQTTNPADLPKTSPPQVVNVDEQGNQVTLSSVPSYHEVHPLENMGGPVDLPATWAFQADDREPSVPGPILRTTEGEDMEVTLDNTDGKRPHTVHFHGQRKTWENDGVPTTTGITVPPGEKHTYEIPANVPGTHLYHCHYQTHRHIDMGMYGFLRVDPKGYEEADQELFMTMKEWDNDLNKQMAGMDVSYSPRQRDPNVFTINGKSAPRTLHPEDGSPVIVEQGDTVRIHFANNGYMMHPMHTHNHRFEVVEKDGSVVPEAARYKQDVLNIAPAERKTIEFEADADPGIYLMHCHKVFHAMNGNSYPGGMVGAIVYRDAMDSDIFSQLMEYAGYEG; encoded by the coding sequence ATGACCGACAACATCGGTGCGCCCGGAACGGACATGTCGCGTCGCGAGTTCGCCAAAGCCGCCGCCGGCACGACCGGCTTCATGGCCCTCTCGGGCTGTCAGGCCGCCCCCGCGGAAGAGAGCGGCGTCACCGTCTCCGAGGTGGAGTCACAGGGCGGGGCCACGGCCGCCCAGACGACCAACCCCGCGGACCTCCCGAAGACCTCCCCGCCGCAGGTCGTCAACGTCGACGAGCAAGGGAATCAGGTCACGCTCTCCAGCGTCCCCTCCTACCACGAGGTCCACCCGCTGGAGAACATGGGCGGCCCCGTCGACCTGCCGGCCACCTGGGCGTTCCAGGCCGACGACCGCGAGCCCTCCGTTCCGGGCCCGATCCTCCGGACGACCGAGGGCGAGGACATGGAAGTGACGCTGGACAACACGGACGGCAAGCGCCCCCACACCGTCCACTTCCACGGCCAGCGCAAGACTTGGGAGAACGACGGCGTCCCGACGACGACCGGTATCACCGTCCCGCCGGGCGAGAAACACACCTACGAGATCCCCGCGAACGTCCCCGGCACGCACCTCTATCACTGCCACTACCAGACTCACCGCCACATCGACATGGGGATGTACGGCTTCCTGCGCGTCGACCCGAAGGGCTACGAGGAGGCCGACCAGGAGCTGTTCATGACCATGAAGGAGTGGGACAACGACCTCAACAAGCAGATGGCCGGGATGGACGTGTCCTACTCGCCGCGTCAGCGCGACCCCAACGTCTTCACCATCAACGGCAAGTCCGCGCCCCGGACGCTCCACCCCGAGGACGGCTCGCCCGTCATCGTCGAGCAGGGCGACACCGTCCGCATCCACTTCGCCAACAACGGGTACATGATGCACCCGATGCACACGCACAACCACCGCTTCGAGGTCGTCGAGAAGGACGGCTCGGTGGTCCCCGAGGCGGCCCGGTACAAGCAGGACGTGCTCAACATCGCGCCCGCCGAGCGGAAGACGATCGAGTTCGAGGCCGACGCCGACCCCGGCATCTACCTCATGCACTGCCACAAGGTGTTCCACGCCATGAACGGCAACTCCTACCCCGGCGGCATGGTCGGCGCCATCGTCTACCGCGACGCCATGGATTCGGACATCTTCTCCCAGCTCATGGAGTACGCCGGCTACGAGGGCTGA
- the phoU gene encoding phosphate signaling complex protein PhoU — protein sequence MPREGYQEKLEALREDVLYMSEVVLERLRMGLDALETKDEDIAWEVIEGDDEVNQLYLELEQDCIDLLALQQPVASDLRFIAASFKIITDLERIADLATNFGDYTLEAERDLYPDVDIQEIGTLVIEMVEAAMDAYDEEDPDACVAISEQDDTIDERCEAASGTIVRDLIEREVDDETGEEEIEQLMADVSRLLLTVRDLERVGDHAVNIAARTLYMVENDDDLIY from the coding sequence ATGCCACGCGAAGGATATCAGGAGAAGCTCGAAGCCCTGCGGGAGGACGTCCTCTACATGAGCGAGGTCGTCCTCGAACGCCTCCGGATGGGCCTGGACGCCCTGGAGACCAAAGACGAGGACATCGCCTGGGAGGTCATCGAGGGCGACGACGAGGTCAACCAGCTGTATCTCGAACTCGAACAGGACTGCATCGACCTGCTGGCGCTCCAGCAGCCCGTCGCCTCCGATCTCCGATTCATCGCCGCCTCGTTCAAGATCATCACCGACCTCGAACGCATCGCCGACCTCGCGACGAACTTCGGCGACTACACCCTCGAAGCCGAGCGCGACCTGTACCCCGACGTGGACATCCAGGAGATCGGGACGCTCGTCATCGAGATGGTCGAGGCCGCGATGGACGCCTACGACGAGGAGGACCCCGACGCCTGTGTCGCCATCTCCGAGCAGGACGACACCATCGACGAGCGCTGCGAGGCCGCCTCCGGCACCATCGTCCGCGACCTCATCGAGCGCGAGGTCGACGACGAGACCGGCGAGGAGGAGATCGAGCAGCTCATGGCCGACGTGTCGCGCCTGCTACTCACCGTCCGCGACCTCGAACGCGTCGGCGACCACGCCGTCAACATCGCCGCCCGCACCCTCTACATGGTCGAGAACGACGACGACCTGATCTACTAG
- the pstB gene encoding phosphate ABC transporter ATP-binding protein PstB — MSETDFTQTDTDEPTPGTDAAAESETTAGETDERVREEWRDYSFEGDAKLAVEDLDVYYGDDHALQGVSMDIPEESVTALIGPSGCGKSTFLRCLNRMNDRIKAARIDGSVELDGEEIYQDGVDLVELRKRVGMVFQAPNPFPKSIRDNISYGPRKHGDLATGLVARLLGRDDTDEERDLVEQSLRQAALWDEVEDRLDDNALGLSGGQQQRLCIARCLAVGPDVILMDEPASALDPVATSKIEDLIEELADDYTVVVVTHSMQQAARISDQTAVFLTGGELVEYDDTDKIFENPESQRVEDYITGKFG; from the coding sequence ATGAGCGAAACGGACTTCACCCAGACCGACACCGACGAACCGACACCCGGAACCGACGCGGCCGCCGAGAGCGAGACCACGGCCGGCGAGACCGACGAGCGCGTTCGGGAAGAGTGGCGCGACTACTCCTTCGAGGGCGACGCGAAACTCGCCGTCGAAGACCTCGACGTGTACTACGGCGACGACCACGCGCTGCAGGGCGTCTCGATGGACATCCCCGAGGAGAGCGTCACCGCGCTCATCGGCCCCTCCGGCTGCGGCAAGTCGACGTTCCTCCGCTGCCTGAATCGGATGAACGACCGTATCAAGGCCGCGCGCATCGACGGCTCCGTCGAACTCGACGGCGAGGAGATCTACCAGGACGGCGTCGACCTCGTGGAACTGCGCAAGCGCGTCGGCATGGTGTTCCAGGCGCCCAATCCGTTCCCGAAGTCCATCCGCGACAACATCTCCTACGGCCCGCGCAAGCACGGCGATCTGGCCACCGGACTGGTCGCCCGCCTGCTCGGCCGCGACGACACCGACGAGGAGCGCGACCTCGTCGAGCAGTCGCTCCGGCAGGCGGCGCTGTGGGACGAGGTCGAGGACCGCCTCGACGACAACGCCCTCGGCCTGTCGGGCGGCCAGCAACAGCGGCTGTGTATCGCCCGCTGTCTCGCCGTCGGCCCCGACGTGATCCTCATGGACGAGCCGGCGTCGGCGCTCGACCCGGTCGCCACCTCGAAGATCGAGGACCTCATCGAGGAACTCGCGGACGACTACACGGTCGTCGTCGTCACCCACAGCATGCAGCAGGCGGCGCGCATCTCCGACCAGACGGCCGTCTTCCTCACCGGCGGCGAACTCGTCGAGTACGACGACACCGACAAGATCTTCGAGAACCCCGAGAGCCAGCGGGTCGAGGACTACATCACCGGGAAGTTCGGATAG